GGCCGCCCGGATGGTGCAGTTCATCGCGGAACACTTCGCCGAGCCACTGCGGGCGGCCGACATCGCCCACACGGCCTACGTGCATCCGCACCACGCGATGGACCTGTTCCGGCGCGTCCTCGGGCAGAGCATGTTCAGCTACCTCATCCAGTACCGCGTCTGCGAGGCCCAGCGCCTCCTGCTCACCTCCGACCTGCCGGTCACCGAGGTCGGGCGCAGCGCCGGATTCGGATCCCAGAGCCAGTTCTACGAGGCATTCAGCAAGCTCTGCGGGCAGCCGCCGGGGCGCTACCGCCGGGAGTTGCGCGCGATCGCCCCGGACCTGCCCGACGGCCGATGATCGGCTGAACGCGCCGCGGCACCGGCATTTTCCGTTCCTTGACTTGTGCAACTGACGGCCCTACGTTTTCCGCCGAACACCTCGATCAAAAGACTCCCGGACCGGTGGACATCGCCGTCGACGAGCGGCGTAGCGCGATGCCCGTCGAGCTCCTGCTCACGCGGCACGAGTGAGATCCCAGTCAAGGCGTCGTGACCGCAGTGGAGGTACCTACGTGCGCCGTCGTCCCGTCATCGCTTCCGCCTTCGCCGCGCTCTGCCTGCTCGCCCTCCCCGCCTGTTCCGTCGCAGCCGGATTCGGCGCCGGCACCGGATCCGTTCCCAAGAGCGCCCTGTGCCCGGGGCGGCCACAGGCTGCGCACGTCACCGTCGTCGACTGGTGGGAGATCAGCGCGGCCCCAGGTCTGGTGAAAGCCGCGCAGGCGTTCAACTGCGACCATCCCGACATCGCCGTCAACGTCTCGATCGACCCGAACGTCGGTGACGACAACAATGGCAAGCTCCTCGCGGCGGTCTCCGCGCACAAGCCGCCCGATCTCACGCTCTCCTACGACGACGTGCTCGCCGCCTGGGCCGCAAAGGGCGAGCTCGAGCCGGTCGAGAAACAGATCACGGGCTTCGGGCTGCACGAGTCGGATTTCAGCCCCTACGCCTGGCGGTCGACGCTCTGGAACGATCATCAGTACGGCCTGCCGGTCGACTGGGATCCCGACACCTTGCTTTGGTACAACAAGAAAATCTTCCGCGAGGTCGGACTCGATCCGAACAAACCGCCGACCACATGGGCGGAATTGCAGCAGGACGCGAAGAAGATCGACCAGATCCAGAATGGTCGGATAAAGCGCCTGGGATTTGTCCCGTGGGCCGGTTGGCAGTTCAACTACATCCAGCTCGGGCACCTCTTCGGGACGACCTTCAAAGACGGCTCGTCGAAGTCCGCACTCGTCGATACCCCGGAGTTCCGGAGCGTCCTGG
This genomic stretch from Mycobacteriales bacterium harbors:
- a CDS encoding extracellular solute-binding protein is translated as MRRRPVIASAFAALCLLALPACSVAAGFGAGTGSVPKSALCPGRPQAAHVTVVDWWEISAAPGLVKAAQAFNCDHPDIAVNVSIDPNVGDDNNGKLLAAVSAHKPPDLTLSYDDVLAAWAAKGELEPVEKQITGFGLHESDFSPYAWRSTLWNDHQYGLPVDWDPDTLLWYNKKIFREVGLDPNKPPTTWAELQQDAKKIDQIQNGRIKRLGFVPWAGWQFNYIQLGHLFGTTFKDGSSKSALVDTPEFRSVLAYEQSVARKYGGGSKVNSFTTVTGAQGAAADPLISGKVGMIMIGDWEIGQEANVGKKTFTDTVGVTELPAPPGGKQYLSHSGWAFMVPKGAKHPVEAMKFAEWITQSKNFGTYLGPQLGWLPAKKATMSQPYLASDPSWQSVIAVDKRSGGQWWLQPSPILQQYYRILDETQDTIVALQREPVAALTQAQQQIQATLDSTVALGLYQR